From a single Vanacampus margaritifer isolate UIUO_Vmar chromosome 15, RoL_Vmar_1.0, whole genome shotgun sequence genomic region:
- the LOC144035687 gene encoding CTD nuclear envelope phosphatase 1A — MLKTRQCLLGIRTFLGVTSRIWGFFMYILRKHLRTIIQYQTVRYDTLPLSPISRNRLNGVKRKILVLDLDETLIHSHHDGVLGPTVRPGTPPDFILKVVIDKHPVRFFVHKRPHVDFFLEVVSQWYELVVFTASMEIYGSAVADKLDNNRNILRRRYYRQHCTLDLGSYIKDLSVVHDDLSSIVILDNSPGAYRSHPDNAIPIKSWFSDPSDTALLNLLPMLDALRFTADVRSVLSRNLHQHRLW; from the exons ATGCTGAAGACCCGCCAGTGTTTACTCGGCATCCGCACTTTCCTCGGTGTCACGTCCAGAATATGGGGCTTCTTTATGTACATCCTCAGGAAGCACCTGCGAACG ATCATCCAATATCAGACTGTGCGATACGACACGTTGCCTCTGTCGCCAATCTCCAGAAACAGACTGA ATGGAGTCAAGAGGAAGATTCTGGTGCTGGACCTAGATGAGACCCTGATCCACTCTCACCACGACGGGGTCCTGGGACCCACGGTGAGGCCGGGAACGCCACCCGACTTCATCCTCAAA GTCGTTATCGACAAGCACCCGGTGCGATTCTTCGTACATAAAAGGCCGCATGTGGACTTCTTTTTAGAAGTG GTGAGCCAGTGGTACGAGCTGGTGGTGTTCACAGCCAGCATGGAGATCTACGGCTCGGCAGTGGCCGACAAGTTGGACAACAATAGGAACATCCTCAGACGCAGATACTACCGACAG CATTGTACATTGGATCTAGGTAGTTATATCAAAGACCTGTCGGTAGTACACGACGACCTATCCAGTATTGTCATCCTCGACAATTCGCCTGGTGCTTATCGAAGCCATCCAG ACAATGCAATACCCATCAAGTCCTGGTTCAGTGACCCCAGTGACACAGCACTTCTTAACTTGCTGCCTATGCTGGATGCGTtaag gtttaCCGCCGATGTCCGCTCCGTCCTCAGTCGAAACCTCCACCAGCATCGGCTCTGGTGA